CAGATATTCTTAGGCCTTACAGAAGTCGGGAGAAAGTATGAAAGAGGAGAGTATTTCATCGGGGATCTGATCGTTTCCGGTATGCTCGTCAAAGAAGTCCTGGCACTGGAAGAAATGAAGGATTCTTCCAGTGCCAATAGTCCTCAAAACAAGGGACGGATCTTAATTGGTACGGTTTGCGATGATATTCATGATATCGGCAAAGATATTATGACGGAGTTATTGGCTTCCGGGGGCATTGAAGTAATCAACTTGGGGGTGGATGTTCCTCCTCAAAAATTTGTGGAAGGCATACGGAAATATAACCCGGATATTCTGGGCTTAAGTTGCACCATGACCACCTCAATCAATTATATTTTTAAGACGATTGATGTCATCAAAGATGCAGGGTTAAGAGATAACCTGAAAATAATCATAGGCGGGACTGCGATCAGTAAAAAATATTCCAACATTAACCTGGCGGACGAAATTGTCAACGATGCGTATAAAGGGCTTAAAATATGCCAGGAATGGGTCGGGAAAAACAGTTAGCTTTTTCACAGGAAGGATGAATGATCGTTGGCTGATATTTTATATTTGGCAGTCGTTGAAGAAATCAAGAAAGCAATAGTTTCCGGGCATCTTTCTCCTAGGGATATGCTGAAGTCGGAATCGGAAATGATGAAAGAATACGGCGTAAGCAGAATGACCTTACGAAAAAGCTTATCGTTATTATCCAATCAGGGCTATATTTATTCCGTTCCAGGTAAAGGCAATTTTGTCAAAAAACCAGATACCGATGTTTATCAATTCCGTTTTAACCGTTACGATAATCTGCTGTCCAAAGTTGACCGGATCAAACTGTTATCGGTTACAGTGAATACCGCTTCGGATGATGTAATGGATAACCTTTTGCTGCAGGAGAACGGACGGGTGGTGAGAGTCGAACGATTAGTCTACAGCGATGATCAGCCGGTGGCTCTCGAAGTTGTCAATACCCAATACATACCCAATACTCCAGTGGTTGAGGACAGAATTAACTTTGCCAATTATGCATATAACTTGGATAAGAAGCTGGCTTTTGGGGAAGAAACCTTTGGCTTAACTAAAGAGCTGGTTATCAAAGTGGTAAAGGCCGGTGAAGACATCTGCATGAGACTGAGTATTGCCCCGGGCGAGGATGTATTTGAAATCAGCGAGAGGATCATGAAAAAGGATGACCATTCTCCACTGACTTACAGCTTGTTTTATATTCGTAAGGAGTATTTTATGCTTACGGCGAAAACTCCGGAGGAAGATGCAAGTAAAAAAATATTTTGAATTAACAGACAATTATCATTTGGCCGATTGACATTCTCAATAACAGGGTATAATATTAAATTAACTAGTACGTACAGGTACATATTGAAGTTTTAAAAAGGAGAGCTGAAGATGTTCACCAGAATCGTATTTGTGTCTGGTTTTTTGGGTTCAGGAAAGACGACATTTATCGTAAAGCTGGTGGAATCTTTAGCGCAAAGAAATATCAAAGCGGCTCTTATCGTCAATGAAGCCGGGGAAATCGGCATCGATAACCAATATATGAAGCAGCTGGGATATAACGTCTGGGAAATCTTCGGCGGGTGTATCTGCTGCACGTTATCCGTCAGCCTGGAACATACGATTCAGGAGCTGGAAAAGAATTATCATCCGGATGTAATTATCATTGAGCCCAGTGGAGCAGCCAATCCGGAAACCGTTTACAATTCCCTGATCAGTTTTGGCATCGAGAAAGAGAGAATTGCAAACTTCTTTATTTTGGATCCCACCCGGATTGAGATGTTTTTGGAGATATTAACGCCACTCCTGATTTCCAGTCTTGAGCTAGCGGATTGTGTACTGATCAATAAAATAGACCTGGCAGACGGGGAGTCCATTGAAAAATGCCGGGAATTGGCCTTGACCCATGGACCACATTCACCAAACTTCCTGATTGATGCAAGTCAATCCTTGTCGGGGGAATTGTCTGGGTATATTGCGGATCTGATCGTAAAGAGGTGAGTAAATGCATCAAGATCATTTTCATCCGGTTACATTCAGCATCAGACTGATCCTTCAGGATAAAGCATCCGTCAAACGGTGGGCGGATATTGTCAACTATTATTTTTCGCAATACTCCAGTGAACTGTGCCAGAGGCCAAAGGTGTATATAGGGCATATTAAAGCAATTTCCATCCTTAATAAAAAAGAGTACATAAAATTCAGCAAGTTTAAGTGCGACATACCTGCAGAGGTTGTATCCGTAGGGGAATCATCTTATCACAGCATTCCTCTAATCCTGAATTCGTTGGTCTATGGAGTTGCGGAGGAAGACGCAGTTCAAGTCTTAAGGCGAGTTTCCAAGAAAATAAAAAAAGAGTTTCTGCTTGAAAGCACATTCAATCTTGAAAAAGCTGCTCATGACCATCACGGGCATCATGCACATCACCACGAGGACCCCAACCATAATCATAACCACTGAGTGGTTATAGATAAAATTTAATAATATTTAAAGGACAAAGGGGGAAAATTGACGTGAGCAATGTATTGATCCAGATGACTGCAGGCCTGGAAGACGAAAAGGTTATACTTGAGGTACGAAGACAACTTGACGCAGGCATTGACCCGGTAGAAATTTTCGGGGCATGCCAGGAAGGTATGGTGGAGATCGGCAAACGGTTCCAGAAGGGGGAATACTTTGTTTCCGACCTGATGATGGCAGGGGCAATTTTTATGAGCGTCAATGAAATTGTTACTCCTTTTCTCAAAGTGTTAGGAAGCTCCAATGCGGAAAAAGTTGTCATCGGCACAGTTCAGGGGGATATTCATAATATCGGCAAGGATCTGGTGGTTGCCATGCTTAAGGCCGGAAACTTTGATGTTGTGGATGTGGGCGTTGATGTAACGCCAGAGGCTTTTGTCCAGGCTTTGCAGGACAGCGGCGCCAAGGTACTTGGGCTTTCCTGCCTCCTGACCACCGCATACGACTCAGTCAAAGCTACGGTGGCGGCAGTGGAAGCTGCGGGGCTAAGGGATAAAGTGAAGATCATGATCGGCGGCGGACCGGTTGACCAGGGAGTTGTGGAATTTACAGGAGCGGATGCATTCGGCAAAGATGCCCAGGATGCGGTAAGAGTATGTAAGGAGTTGATCTGATATGAATCCGTTATATCTTGAACGCCTGGAAAAAGCCAAGAAAACCATTGTCTTTGAAAATGATTCAGTAACCTCTTGTTATATTGGAACGGCAACTCCTCCGGCACACATGGGGATAACCATGGCGGAGTATATAAACGATCAGGAAAAGGGGCTGGACATATTCATTGACTATGTCAATGAGATTAATGCCACCGCACCTGTTGACTGCCTGAACAGTGGATACATGCCAAAGCCCAACATAGCGCTGGCCACAGCATGGTTTTCTAAAATAAAGGTACCGGGCAGGGATCTTCCGGAGAATTCCCTCTGGCAAGTCGAAGAAAAAAAGGTAATGCAGGACGCAGATTATGATCTGGTTATTGAAAAGGGCTACAATGGGCTGTTTGAAAAAATATTTCCTCAAGTGGCTGATATGGCGGAATTTCAGGAATTTATCCGGTATAATCAGGAAAATGGAGCCAAAGATGCCGGGAAATATATTAATGCCGGTTATCCGGTCATTACCGCTTCCATGATCAGTCCGCCCTTTGAAATGCTTTGTGGCGCCCGCACTATGGGACAGTTCTATATGGACTGCTATAAAATGCCGGACAAAGTAAAAGCAGCTTTGGACGCTATGCTGCCTGATATTGTAAATTCTGCAGTCGGGATTGCCAAGGCGGCTCAGGGAGTTGGCACTTGGGTAGGCGGGTGGCGTGGAGCCAGTGCCTTAGTGTCAACAAAAATATGGGAAAAATTAGTATGGCCCTATATATATGATGCAGCAATAACCTTGGTTGATAATGGGCTAACCCCGATTTTCCATCTCGATCAGAATTGGGATCGGGATATTGAGAGATTTCTGGAAGTGCCGGCCAAAAAGTGCATCCTGAATACCGATGGCATGACCGATTTAAGAAACGCCAAGAAGAAATTAGGGGATCATATAGCGTTTATGGGAGACGTACCGGCCCAGCTGCTGGCTACAGGCACTCCGGAACAAGTCAGCGACTATGTGAAGAGACTTCTGGATGATATCGGCACTGAGGGGGTTTTTGTGACTCCAGGATGTGATGCCCCGGCCAATGCTAAGTTCGAAAATATGGTAGCAATGTTTAAGGCGGCAGCAGAATTTTAATAAAGCGATGAATTCTAATGATTATATAGGGAGTATATTCGCATGATATTTATCGGTGAATCAATCAATGGTACAAGAAGCGCAATCAAAAAAGCAGTATTAGAGAGGGATGCCGAATATATTCAGAGGATTGCCATATCCCAGGCGGAAGCAGGGGCAGATTATCTCGACGTTAATGCCGGGACCGACCCCAATCGGGAGACCGAGGATTTACTCTGGTTGATCGAGACGGTTCAGGCGGTGGTTGACGTCCCCATCTGCATTGACAGTTCAACAGCGTCAGCCATTAAAGCCGCCATGGGGGTTATCCGCGCAACGCCCATGATCAATTCCATCAATGGCGACAGTAAGAGGTTGGAAAGCTTCCTTCCACTAATTAAAGAAAGAAACTGCCCGGTCATCGCACTGGCTATGGATGAGTCCAAATCCGATATGCCTAAGACCGTGGCAGAGAGAATGGTCGTTCTGGAAAAGATATTTAAGGCAACACGAGAAATGGCGATTCCGGATGAGAAGATTTTTATTGATCCGTTGATTATGGCTGTAGCCACAGACCAGACGGCAGCCAAGACGGTGTTTGAATGTATCCGGACAATCAAGGCTACCTACCCGGAAGCCC
This genomic stretch from Dehalobacter restrictus DSM 9455 harbors:
- a CDS encoding cobalamin B12-binding domain-containing protein, which produces MSNVLIQMTAGLEDEKVILEVRRQLDAGIDPVEIFGACQEGMVEIGKRFQKGEYFVSDLMMAGAIFMSVNEIVTPFLKVLGSSNAEKVVIGTVQGDIHNIGKDLVVAMLKAGNFDVVDVGVDVTPEAFVQALQDSGAKVLGLSCLLTTAYDSVKATVAAVEAAGLRDKVKIMIGGGPVDQGVVEFTGADAFGKDAQDAVRVCKELI
- a CDS encoding cobalamin B12-binding domain-containing protein, which translates into the protein MDYKVSEYVKMLDINSAKEEVERMLSQKIEPKEIRNQIFLGLTEVGRKYERGEYFIGDLIVSGMLVKEVLALEEMKDSSSANSPQNKGRILIGTVCDDIHDIGKDIMTELLASGGIEVINLGVDVPPQKFVEGIRKYNPDILGLSCTMTTSINYIFKTIDVIKDAGLRDNLKIIIGGTAISKKYSNINLADEIVNDAYKGLKICQEWVGKNS
- a CDS encoding dihydropteroate synthase, with translation MIFIGESINGTRSAIKKAVLERDAEYIQRIAISQAEAGADYLDVNAGTDPNRETEDLLWLIETVQAVVDVPICIDSSTASAIKAAMGVIRATPMINSINGDSKRLESFLPLIKERNCPVIALAMDESKSDMPKTVAERMVVLEKIFKATREMAIPDEKIFIDPLIMAVATDQTAAKTVFECIRTIKATYPEAHISGGLSNVSFGLPERALINRTFLTLALEAGMDSAVVNPSNVQLIESLYATELLLGRDRFCRNYTKASKTNFSRKN
- a CDS encoding uroporphyrinogen decarboxylase family protein, with product MNPLYLERLEKAKKTIVFENDSVTSCYIGTATPPAHMGITMAEYINDQEKGLDIFIDYVNEINATAPVDCLNSGYMPKPNIALATAWFSKIKVPGRDLPENSLWQVEEKKVMQDADYDLVIEKGYNGLFEKIFPQVADMAEFQEFIRYNQENGAKDAGKYINAGYPVITASMISPPFEMLCGARTMGQFYMDCYKMPDKVKAALDAMLPDIVNSAVGIAKAAQGVGTWVGGWRGASALVSTKIWEKLVWPYIYDAAITLVDNGLTPIFHLDQNWDRDIERFLEVPAKKCILNTDGMTDLRNAKKKLGDHIAFMGDVPAQLLATGTPEQVSDYVKRLLDDIGTEGVFVTPGCDAPANAKFENMVAMFKAAAEF
- a CDS encoding GntR family transcriptional regulator; the protein is MADILYLAVVEEIKKAIVSGHLSPRDMLKSESEMMKEYGVSRMTLRKSLSLLSNQGYIYSVPGKGNFVKKPDTDVYQFRFNRYDNLLSKVDRIKLLSVTVNTASDDVMDNLLLQENGRVVRVERLVYSDDQPVALEVVNTQYIPNTPVVEDRINFANYAYNLDKKLAFGEETFGLTKELVIKVVKAGEDICMRLSIAPGEDVFEISERIMKKDDHSPLTYSLFYIRKEYFMLTAKTPEEDASKKIF
- a CDS encoding GTP-binding protein; this encodes MFTRIVFVSGFLGSGKTTFIVKLVESLAQRNIKAALIVNEAGEIGIDNQYMKQLGYNVWEIFGGCICCTLSVSLEHTIQELEKNYHPDVIIIEPSGAANPETVYNSLISFGIEKERIANFFILDPTRIEMFLEILTPLLISSLELADCVLINKIDLADGESIEKCRELALTHGPHSPNFLIDASQSLSGELSGYIADLIVKR